One Mycolicibacterium fallax genomic window, GGCGGCAGCGGCGCCGGGGCCGCCCCATTCATCAGGGCGAACCGGGTCGCGTTGAACACCTTGGTGGCGAAGTTGCGCGACGCGCGGGCGTGGTCCTCACCGATGGACAGGTCCCCGCCCGGGCTCGCGCCGCGCGCCAGGGTGAAGCGCAGCGCGTCGGCGCCGAACTCGTTGACCCAGTCCAGCGGGTCGATGCCGTTGCCCTTGGACTTGCTCATCTTGGAGCCGTGCTCGTCGCGAATCAGCCCGTGCAGGAAGACATTCTCAAACGGCACCTGCGGGCGGCCGTCGGCGCCGGGGCCGGACAGCACGGCGTCGTCACCGACGAAGGTGCCGAACATCATCATCCGGGCCACCCAGAAGAACAGGATGTCGTAGCCGGTGACCAGCACGCTGGTCGGATAGAACTTCGCCAGCTCCGGGGAGGCGTCGGGCCAGCCCATGGTGGAGAACGGCCACAGCGCCGAGGAGAACCAGGTGTCCAGCACGTCGGGGTCCTGCTCCCAGCCCGGCGGCGGGGTCTCATCGGGTCCGACGCAGACCGTTTCCCCGTTGGGCCCGTGCCAGATCGGGATGCGGTGGCCCCACCACAGCTGCCGGGAGATGCACCAGTCGTGCATGTCGTCGACCCAGCCGAACCAGCGCGGCTCCAGGCTCTTGGGATGAATCACGGTGTCGCCGTTGCGGACCGCGTCACCGGCAGCCTTGGCCATCGACTCCACCTGCACCCACCACTGCAGGCTCAGCCGGGGTTCGATCGGCTCACCGCTGCGTTCGGAATGCCCCACGCTGTGCAGGTACGGCCGCTTCTCGGCGACCACCCGGCCCTGGGCGGCCAGCGCCTCACGCACCGCGACCCGGGCCTCGAAGCGGTCCATCCCGTCGAATTGGGTTCCGGTGTCGGCGATCCGGCCGGCCGCATCCATCATCGTCGGCATCGGCAGGTTGTGCCGCAGCCCGATCTCGAAGTCGTTGGGGTCGTGGGCCGGGGTCACCTTGACCGCCCCGGTACCGAACTCGGGGTCGACGTGGGTGTCGGCGACGATCAGGATCTGCCGGTCGGTGAACGGGTGCGCCAGGGTGGCGCCGACCAGGTGGCGGTACCTCTCGTCGTCGGGATGCACCGCGATCGCGGTGTCGCCGAGCATCGTCTCCATTCGGGTGGTGGCCACCACGATGTGCGGTTCGTCGTCGTTCATCGAGCCGTACCGGAACGACACCAGCTCGCCCTCGACGTCGGCGTAGCGCACCTCGAGGTCACTGATCGCGGTGCCCAGCACCGGCGACCAGTTCACCAGCCGCTCGGCCTGGTAGATCAGCCCGGCGTCGTAGAGCCGCTTGAAGATGGTGCGCACCGCCCGGGACAGGCCCTCGTCCATGGTGAAGCGGTCGCGGCTCCAGTCCACCCCGTCGCCGATCCGGCGCATCTGCTCACCGATGGTGCCGCCGGATTCGCGCTTCCACTCCCAGACCCGCTCGACGAACGCGTCGCGGCCCAGGTCCTGCTTGGACTGCCCGGCGGCGGCCAGCTGCTTTTCCACCAGGGTCTGGGTGGCGATACCGGCGTGATCCATGCCGGGCAGCCACAGCACCTCGAAGCCCTGCATCCGCCTGCGGCGGGTCAGCGCGTCCATCAGGGTGTGGTCCAGCGCGTGCCCCATGTGCAGGCTGCCGGTGACATTCGGCGGCGGCAGCACGATCGAGTACGGCGGCTTGGGGCTGGCCGGGTCGGCGGTGAAGTAACCGGCCTCGACCCAGCCGCGGTACAGCTCGGCCTCGACCGCCCCCGGATCCCAGGATTTGGGCAGGGACATCTCGGCGTCAGAACGGGCGCTGGTCACCGCTTGATTCTAGGAAGCCGGGCCGCGGGGCTGCCAAAGCCCCCGCTTCCGGGGGCTTTGGCGATGTCCGGTAGTGCTACTTCTTCCCGCCGAGCAGGCCGCCGAGGATCTCCCCGATGGCGTTGTTGGAACCGCCGCCGCCCAGCACGCTGCCCAGGATGCTGCCGAGCGGGTTGTTGGAACCGCCGCCGGCACCGGCGCCGGCACCACCGAGGATGCCGCCGAGCAGGTCGCCGAGGATGTTGCCCGAGCCCTGCGCCTGGTTGCTCTGCTGCCCGCTGTCCTGGCTGCCGCCGCGGTTGGCGAACTGCTTGCCGATGTAGGCCAGCACGATCGGGGCCAGCAGCGGCAGCAGCTGCTGGATCAGGCCGCTGTTGGTGCCGCCCTGGCTGGACAGCGCGGAGGCCACAGCGGTGCTGTCGTTGCCGCCGAAGATCTTGGCGACAATCTTGTCGCCGTCGGCGGCGTCGACGTCATCGACGGTGACACCGTTGTCGAGCAGGCCGCTGGCGGCGTGCTGCTCGGCGGCCGAGACGATGCGGTCGGCGTCGCCCTCGGCGGCGTTGACCTGCAGCCCGCCCACCATGGCCGGCACCAGGGCACGGATGGTGTTGTTGACCTCGCCCTCGTCGGCGCCCAGCTTGTTCGCGATGTCCGCGACCGGAA contains:
- a CDS encoding DUF937 domain-containing protein: MADLDDLFAQIPVADIANKLGADEGEVNNTIRALVPAMVGGLQVNAAEGDADRIVSAAEQHAASGLLDNGVTVDDVDAADGDKIVAKIFGGNDSTAVASALSSQGGTNSGLIQQLLPLLAPIVLAYIGKQFANRGGSQDSGQQSNQAQGSGNILGDLLGGILGGAGAGAGGGSNNPLGSILGSVLGGGGSNNAIGEILGGLLGGKK
- a CDS encoding valine--tRNA ligase; protein product: MSLPKSWDPGAVEAELYRGWVEAGYFTADPASPKPPYSIVLPPPNVTGSLHMGHALDHTLMDALTRRRRMQGFEVLWLPGMDHAGIATQTLVEKQLAAAGQSKQDLGRDAFVERVWEWKRESGGTIGEQMRRIGDGVDWSRDRFTMDEGLSRAVRTIFKRLYDAGLIYQAERLVNWSPVLGTAISDLEVRYADVEGELVSFRYGSMNDDEPHIVVATTRMETMLGDTAIAVHPDDERYRHLVGATLAHPFTDRQILIVADTHVDPEFGTGAVKVTPAHDPNDFEIGLRHNLPMPTMMDAAGRIADTGTQFDGMDRFEARVAVREALAAQGRVVAEKRPYLHSVGHSERSGEPIEPRLSLQWWVQVESMAKAAGDAVRNGDTVIHPKSLEPRWFGWVDDMHDWCISRQLWWGHRIPIWHGPNGETVCVGPDETPPPGWEQDPDVLDTWFSSALWPFSTMGWPDASPELAKFYPTSVLVTGYDILFFWVARMMMFGTFVGDDAVLSGPGADGRPQVPFENVFLHGLIRDEHGSKMSKSKGNGIDPLDWVNEFGADALRFTLARGASPGGDLSIGEDHARASRNFATKVFNATRFALMNGAAPAPLPPLTELTDADRWILGRAEEVRAEVDSAFEAYEFNRACEALYHFAWDEFCDWYVELAKVQIYAAVDAGRAESDHTTAVLATVLDALLKLLHPVMPFVTETLWLALTRGDAGPSLVVADWPQASGIPSDPVAAKRISDMQNLVTEIRRFRSDQGLADRKKVPARLSGIEAADIASQLPAVSALAWLTEPAGADAFTPTASIEVRLADATVLVELDTSGSVDVEAERRRLNKALAAAEKELAGASAKLGNQAFLSRAPESEVTKIRARHEVAVEEVERITARLAALR